One genomic segment of Virgibacillus doumboii includes these proteins:
- a CDS encoding DUF6583 family protein, with translation MNGTKVLSKRAIIISLVVILIAGGSVAAYVLLDLSAKQQYFLAEKSSIEYVADKVKERYEPELNWYKHTEENPTETTLEFSGKYNDPNAMNNFGVMGPAQIINNSTLTITTAMDKNKKHMATQINASMGTIEVGDINLYLTADKVMLGLPFLDELLQLNGDDLGKLLKEVDPQKFTGEEKLDFNAFFEGSNGFINKEDQEYIKKEYLEMIYDELPEKSFELTEETVNVNSKAIDTEKISMHLSEKQLKNLVSTVLEKMESDEKLKEIIGEQMVVQQFGAGITSSSLTPEMQDQVDQLISDFETAIKDAQDGLRKLQIPDGLKSTIWVNNDLIVKRDFSVKYGLTDENMITLSVIGTQMLEDTSQTFNYEFGASDPTGDYTMTLNGELGSKDNEVSDSIKLAFGETELSYEGSETLNDGEREFERVFSYSDATGGGSLKWSGNASYNNDQMTSEHDLSVEAPGISQDMFGLHIEKSAKTIKSVDLNNDKEIKNIGDMSMEEINQYIEMKLKPQFQQWIFGLMGTGGSMNGL, from the coding sequence ATGAATGGAACGAAAGTGTTATCAAAAAGGGCTATCATAATATCATTAGTTGTCATTCTTATTGCCGGTGGGAGCGTTGCTGCATATGTTCTGCTTGATTTATCTGCTAAGCAGCAATATTTTCTTGCAGAAAAAAGTTCAATTGAATATGTAGCCGATAAAGTAAAAGAACGCTATGAACCGGAATTAAATTGGTACAAGCATACTGAAGAAAATCCTACCGAAACAACTTTAGAGTTTTCCGGAAAATACAACGATCCAAATGCAATGAACAATTTTGGAGTAATGGGGCCGGCACAAATTATAAATAATTCGACACTTACCATTACTACTGCAATGGATAAAAATAAAAAACATATGGCCACACAAATAAACGCCAGTATGGGGACAATCGAGGTTGGTGACATTAATCTATACTTAACAGCAGATAAAGTCATGCTAGGCTTGCCTTTTCTCGATGAACTACTTCAATTAAATGGTGACGACCTTGGGAAATTATTGAAGGAAGTTGACCCCCAGAAATTTACAGGAGAAGAAAAACTTGATTTTAATGCCTTTTTTGAAGGATCAAACGGCTTTATCAATAAAGAGGATCAGGAATATATCAAAAAAGAGTATCTGGAAATGATCTATGATGAGTTACCTGAGAAATCATTTGAACTGACAGAGGAAACAGTAAATGTAAACTCAAAGGCAATAGATACCGAAAAAATTTCAATGCATCTCTCTGAAAAACAATTGAAGAATCTTGTGTCAACTGTATTAGAAAAAATGGAAAGTGACGAAAAGCTGAAAGAAATAATCGGCGAACAAATGGTTGTTCAGCAATTTGGAGCCGGTATCACTTCTTCAAGCCTGACCCCTGAAATGCAGGACCAGGTTGATCAGCTGATTAGTGATTTTGAAACAGCAATCAAGGATGCCCAGGATGGCCTGAGAAAACTGCAAATTCCTGACGGCCTCAAGTCAACGATATGGGTTAACAACGATCTAATCGTAAAACGTGATTTTTCTGTGAAGTATGGTCTGACGGATGAAAATATGATTACGTTATCTGTTATCGGGACCCAAATGCTTGAAGATACAAGCCAGACTTTTAATTATGAGTTTGGGGCATCTGACCCAACAGGTGACTATACCATGACACTAAACGGCGAATTAGGATCGAAGGATAACGAAGTATCTGATTCTATTAAACTTGCATTTGGTGAAACTGAACTTTCCTATGAAGGTTCGGAAACACTGAACGATGGCGAGCGAGAGTTTGAACGCGTATTTTCCTATAGTGATGCTACAGGTGGAGGCAGTCTCAAATGGTCCGGAAATGCATCCTACAACAATGATCAAATGACGTCAGAGCACGATCTTTCCGTTGAAGCACCAGGAATAAGTCAGGATATGTTTGGACTTCATATTGAAAAAAGTGCCAAAACAATAAAATCCGTTGATCTTAATAACGATAAGGAAATTAAAAATATCGGTGACATGAGTATGGAAGAAATAAATCAATATATCGAAATGAAACTAAAGCCGCAGTTTCAGCAATGGATCTTTGGACTGATGGGCACCGGTGGCAGCATGAATGGGCTATAA
- the sspI gene encoding small acid-soluble spore protein SspI, translating to MDMNLRKAILSNIASNDQEQLEATIVDAIQNGEEKMLPGLGVLFELIWNQSDEQDKQDMVNALEQGVKQASD from the coding sequence ATGGATATGAATTTAAGAAAGGCAATATTATCCAATATTGCTTCAAATGACCAGGAGCAACTGGAAGCAACCATTGTTGATGCGATTCAAAATGGTGAAGAGAAAATGCTTCCAGGTTTAGGTGTATTGTTTGAACTGATCTGGAATCAATCGGATGAACAGGATAAACAAGACATGGTTAACGCGTTGGAACAGGGTGTAAAACAAGCGTCTGACTAA
- a CDS encoding TrmH family RNA methyltransferase — translation MITSVQNDKVKKWNKLHKRKGREQTGTFFIEGFHLIEEAFNSNWEFVEIIVQEGAEYPSWCNDFPVTFVGENVSQHISCTKTPQGIAAIVKMKVSSEITDASAVLLIDSIQDPGNLGTIIRTADAAGFDAVMLGEKTVDMYNDKVIRSTQGSLFHLPILQVDIIDQILKLKKSGFNVWASSLSNAVSYEEADPGDKTALIVGNEGAGIHEKVVNMADYNVRIPIYGKAESLNVSVAAGILMYYIKR, via the coding sequence ATGATTACATCGGTACAAAATGATAAGGTGAAAAAATGGAATAAACTGCACAAGCGTAAAGGCCGTGAACAAACAGGTACTTTTTTTATTGAAGGCTTTCATTTAATCGAAGAAGCTTTTAACAGTAACTGGGAATTTGTTGAAATAATCGTGCAGGAAGGGGCAGAATATCCATCTTGGTGCAATGATTTTCCTGTTACGTTTGTTGGTGAGAACGTTTCACAGCATATATCCTGTACAAAAACACCTCAAGGTATAGCGGCAATTGTGAAAATGAAAGTCAGCAGTGAGATAACTGATGCTTCAGCCGTTCTGTTAATTGATTCAATTCAGGATCCCGGAAATTTAGGAACGATTATTAGAACCGCTGATGCGGCTGGATTTGATGCTGTTATGCTTGGCGAGAAAACAGTGGACATGTATAATGACAAGGTTATCCGGTCAACGCAAGGGTCATTGTTTCATTTGCCTATTTTACAAGTGGATATTATTGATCAAATACTGAAATTAAAGAAAAGCGGATTTAATGTCTGGGCATCTTCTTTATCCAATGCTGTTTCCTATGAAGAGGCTGATCCAGGGGATAAAACGGCATTAATTGTCGGGAATGAAGGTGCAGGAATCCATGAGAAAGTTGTCAATATGGCGGATTACAATGTTAGGATTCCGATATATGGAAAGGCGGAATCGCTTAACGTAAGTGTTGCAGCGGGAATATTAATGTATTATATTAAGAGGTAG
- the pheS gene encoding phenylalanine--tRNA ligase subunit alpha: MKEQLEAIQAEALDKIKQATDLKELQDIKVTYLGKKGSLTSVLRGMGKLSKEERPVVGEIANKVRESITGEIEQKSEVLEQAALEEQLEKEALDVTLPGRPVQLGGAHLLTSIVEEIEDLFIGMGFEVREGPEVETDYYNFEALNLPKGHPARDMQDTFYITNELLLRTHTSPVQARTMLQYKGKQGVKMICPGKVYRRDTDDATHSHQFTQIEGLYVDENVRMSDLKGTLDRFAKKMFGQTREIRLRPSFFPFTEPSVEMDISCKVCNGEGCSVCKQSGWIEILGGGMVHPRVLEMAGYDSKKYTGFAFGMGPERIAMLKYGIDDIRQFYTNDVRFLSQYHHAKGGTM; this comes from the coding sequence ATGAAAGAGCAATTGGAGGCTATTCAGGCTGAAGCACTGGATAAAATCAAACAGGCAACCGATTTAAAAGAGCTTCAGGATATTAAAGTAACTTATTTAGGTAAAAAAGGCTCACTTACCAGCGTATTGCGCGGGATGGGTAAACTGTCCAAAGAAGAACGTCCTGTCGTTGGTGAGATTGCCAATAAAGTTCGCGAGTCCATAACAGGCGAGATCGAACAAAAAAGTGAGGTTCTTGAGCAGGCTGCTTTAGAAGAGCAACTTGAAAAAGAAGCACTTGATGTGACATTGCCCGGCCGTCCTGTTCAGCTTGGCGGTGCTCATTTATTAACAAGCATAGTCGAGGAAATAGAGGATTTATTTATTGGCATGGGATTTGAAGTAAGGGAAGGCCCTGAAGTTGAAACTGACTACTATAACTTTGAGGCGTTGAATTTACCGAAAGGCCACCCGGCACGTGATATGCAGGATACATTTTATATTACAAATGAATTATTGCTGCGTACACACACATCACCGGTTCAGGCTAGGACAATGCTGCAATATAAGGGGAAGCAGGGAGTTAAAATGATTTGCCCCGGAAAAGTTTATCGTCGTGACACGGATGACGCAACACACTCCCATCAGTTCACACAGATTGAAGGGCTATATGTTGATGAAAATGTCCGCATGAGTGATTTGAAAGGAACACTGGACCGATTTGCAAAGAAAATGTTTGGCCAGACCCGGGAAATACGTCTCCGTCCAAGCTTTTTCCCATTCACTGAACCATCAGTTGAAATGGATATTTCATGTAAGGTGTGTAATGGTGAGGGCTGTTCCGTTTGTAAACAGAGTGGCTGGATAGAAATATTAGGCGGTGGAATGGTTCATCCGAGAGTTCTGGAGATGGCTGGGTATGATTCGAAAAAATATACAGGCTTTGCTTTTGGAATGGGCCCTGAACGAATTGCCATGCTGAAATACGGGATCGATGATATACGTCAATTCTATACAAATGATGTCCGGTTCTTAAGTCAATATCACCATGCAAAAGGGGGTACAATGTAG
- the pheT gene encoding phenylalanine--tRNA ligase subunit beta, with the protein MLVSLNWLKNYVDIGSISPEELAEKITKTGIEVDGIEYIAEQSKGVVVGYVESCEKHPNADKLNLCQVDVGDEKLQIICGAPNVRQGQKVAVAKPGAVLPGNFKIKKVKLRGVESNGMICSLQELGIEDKYVPKDIAEGIFVFPEEVTVGESVEPLLNLNDAVLEFDLTPNRADCLSMLGVAYEVAAILDTDINLPSEDVSKSDEKAENYISVEVDDPELNPFYGAFVVKDVEIKPSPLWMRNALMAAGIRPINNVVDITNYVLLEYGQPLHAFDYDLLNSEKILVRRAEQDEKLVTLDDEERNLSNDHLVITNGKEPVAMAGVMGGASTEVNDQTTTVLLEAAYFAPSVVRKAVLDTGLRSESSTRFEKGVDPNRVKQAGLRACHLLEKYAGATVLADVVTFDELDRSEKVVEIDATEINRRLGTQISTTEIGEILNKLCFSYEQDNERFTINVPTRRGDITIFEDMLEEVARLYGYDNLPFTLPEGSSQAGGLTKRQLLKREVKSYLQSAGLMETITYSLTSDANVKMLLSPELHETDINPVQLAMPMSEDHKYLRLSMLPGLLQSLAYNRARNQANMAYFELGNIFISGEKVLSKQPDEKLRLSGALTGSWVTHQWQQEKKQVDFYLVKGIVEGLFDFLNIPVSFAQAKLPAMHPGRCATIQVDNRVVGFIGQVHPKLEKTMEIKETYVFDIDMEAVLAAYKNVPAYKPIPKYPSVTRDIAFIVDADVQAGDIKEMIEEIGAPVVQNVQIFDVYKGEHLPEGKKSVAYSLLYQDPEKTLKDDEVEESYQEIVGKVNEKYNAYVRS; encoded by the coding sequence GTGTTAGTATCATTAAACTGGTTAAAAAATTACGTGGATATTGGATCAATTTCTCCTGAAGAACTAGCAGAAAAAATTACAAAAACAGGCATTGAGGTAGATGGAATCGAATATATCGCCGAACAAAGCAAAGGTGTAGTTGTTGGGTATGTAGAATCCTGTGAAAAACATCCAAACGCAGATAAATTAAATCTTTGTCAGGTGGACGTTGGAGATGAAAAGTTACAGATTATTTGTGGTGCACCAAACGTAAGGCAAGGTCAAAAAGTGGCAGTTGCCAAACCTGGCGCAGTATTACCGGGAAACTTTAAAATTAAAAAGGTTAAACTCCGCGGTGTTGAATCAAATGGCATGATCTGTTCACTCCAGGAACTGGGTATTGAAGATAAGTATGTGCCGAAAGATATCGCAGAAGGAATCTTTGTTTTCCCTGAGGAAGTAACAGTTGGAGAAAGTGTTGAACCATTACTGAATTTAAATGATGCTGTACTGGAATTTGATTTAACACCAAACCGTGCTGATTGCCTGAGTATGCTTGGTGTTGCCTATGAAGTAGCCGCGATTCTGGATACAGATATCAACCTCCCAAGTGAAGATGTAAGTAAGAGCGATGAAAAAGCAGAGAATTATATATCTGTTGAGGTGGATGACCCTGAATTAAATCCATTTTATGGAGCATTTGTTGTTAAGGATGTTGAAATAAAGCCTTCACCGTTATGGATGCGAAATGCACTGATGGCAGCAGGTATTCGGCCGATTAATAATGTGGTTGATATTACGAACTATGTATTATTAGAATATGGTCAGCCGCTTCATGCGTTTGATTATGATTTACTGAATTCCGAGAAAATCCTGGTCCGCCGCGCCGAACAGGATGAAAAGCTTGTTACACTTGATGATGAAGAAAGAAACCTTTCGAACGATCATCTTGTCATTACAAATGGAAAAGAACCTGTAGCGATGGCAGGTGTGATGGGCGGAGCAAGTACAGAAGTAAATGACCAAACAACGACCGTTTTACTGGAAGCAGCATATTTTGCCCCTTCTGTAGTTCGAAAAGCAGTACTCGATACAGGTCTGCGCAGCGAATCAAGTACACGTTTTGAAAAGGGAGTAGACCCGAATCGTGTAAAACAAGCTGGTCTCCGCGCATGTCATTTGCTTGAAAAATATGCCGGGGCAACTGTTTTAGCTGATGTTGTGACTTTTGATGAATTGGACCGTTCAGAAAAAGTGGTGGAAATTGACGCAACAGAAATTAACAGACGTCTGGGAACACAAATCAGCACTACGGAAATAGGAGAGATTTTAAACAAGCTTTGTTTTTCATATGAACAGGATAATGAGCGATTTACCATAAATGTTCCGACACGTCGCGGAGATATTACAATCTTCGAGGATATGCTTGAGGAAGTTGCCCGTCTATACGGATATGATAATTTACCGTTTACATTGCCTGAAGGATCATCACAAGCTGGCGGATTAACCAAAAGACAGCTTCTAAAACGGGAAGTGAAAAGCTATCTGCAAAGTGCGGGTTTAATGGAAACAATCACATATTCCCTAACCAGTGACGCAAACGTGAAAATGCTTCTGAGTCCTGAACTGCATGAAACAGACATTAATCCCGTTCAACTGGCAATGCCGATGAGTGAAGATCATAAATATTTACGTTTGAGCATGCTCCCTGGATTATTGCAGTCATTAGCGTATAACCGTGCACGTAACCAAGCAAATATGGCGTACTTTGAGCTTGGCAATATATTTATTTCTGGGGAAAAAGTACTCTCAAAACAACCGGATGAAAAGTTACGCTTATCCGGCGCACTAACCGGTTCATGGGTGACGCACCAGTGGCAGCAGGAGAAAAAACAAGTTGACTTCTACCTTGTGAAAGGTATTGTTGAAGGACTGTTTGACTTTTTAAATATTCCTGTTTCATTTGCGCAGGCAAAACTTCCGGCAATGCATCCAGGACGATGTGCAACGATTCAGGTTGATAATCGTGTAGTTGGATTTATCGGGCAAGTTCATCCAAAACTTGAAAAGACAATGGAAATTAAAGAGACATATGTCTTTGATATCGATATGGAGGCAGTATTGGCGGCCTATAAAAATGTACCAGCATATAAACCAATTCCAAAATATCCATCTGTTACAAGGGATATAGCGTTTATCGTGGATGCGGACGTTCAGGCAGGGGATATAAAAGAAATGATTGAAGAAATTGGTGCACCAGTGGTACAAAATGTTCAGATATTCGATGTGTATAAAGGGGAACATTTACCAGAAGGAAAAAAATCAGTTGCTTACAGTCTGCTTTACCAGGACCCTGAAAAAACATTAAAAGATGATGAGGTAGAAGAATCGTATCAGGAAATTGTTGGTAAGGTTAATGAGAAGTATAATGCATATGTAAGATCATAA
- the rnhC gene encoding ribonuclease HIII — MPQKVYVLNQAIIEQMKQSYTDKLQPAPQGAVFRAKTANAVITAYKSGKVMFQGSTPEMEAKNWINESTKESVKPTKPKKKTTTAFSPPDSLFTSSHIGSDEAGTGDYFGPITVAAVFVKKDQMELLKELGVRDSKNLSDTSIRKIAKDILHLDLPYSLMVLRNEKYNSLQKRGWSQGKMKAMLHHHAINNLRQNIESQQVDGILIDQFCDPEIYKKHIGSEQQTLADKTYFMTKAESYSIAVAAGSIIARASFLKEMDKLSEKTGFTLPKGASAKVDQTVARFIKAKGKDMLNKCAKTHFANTKKAQKYI, encoded by the coding sequence ATGCCACAGAAAGTATACGTTTTAAATCAAGCTATAATTGAACAAATGAAGCAAAGCTATACAGATAAATTGCAGCCTGCACCACAGGGAGCTGTTTTTCGTGCCAAAACAGCCAACGCGGTGATAACTGCCTATAAATCAGGAAAGGTTATGTTTCAGGGAAGTACTCCTGAAATGGAAGCGAAAAATTGGATTAATGAGTCAACGAAGGAATCGGTAAAACCGACAAAGCCTAAGAAAAAAACAACGACTGCCTTTTCACCACCGGACTCACTTTTTACTTCCAGTCATATTGGTTCAGATGAAGCAGGGACAGGTGATTATTTTGGACCGATAACAGTGGCTGCTGTTTTCGTTAAAAAAGACCAAATGGAATTGCTGAAAGAATTGGGAGTACGTGATTCCAAAAACCTGTCAGATACTTCCATCCGAAAAATAGCCAAAGATATTCTCCATCTTGATTTACCTTATTCCCTAATGGTGTTGCGGAATGAGAAGTATAATAGCTTACAAAAAAGAGGCTGGTCACAGGGAAAAATGAAAGCTATGCTGCATCATCACGCAATAAACAATTTACGTCAAAATATAGAATCACAACAGGTGGATGGTATTTTAATCGATCAATTTTGTGACCCTGAAATTTATAAAAAGCATATTGGTTCCGAACAGCAAACACTTGCAGATAAAACCTATTTTATGACAAAAGCAGAAAGTTACTCCATCGCGGTTGCGGCAGGTTCCATTATCGCGAGGGCCAGCTTTTTAAAAGAGATGGATAAGCTGTCTGAGAAAACAGGATTCACACTGCCAAAAGGGGCTTCAGCAAAGGTCGACCAGACAGTCGCCAGGTTTATAAAAGCAAAGGGTAAAGATATGCTGAACAAATGTGCGAAAACCCATTTCGCAAATACGAAGAAGGCACAAAAATATATTTAA
- the zapA gene encoding cell division protein ZapA, whose protein sequence is MTQDDKTRVTVDIHNRPYTIVGTEKPQHVRLVASLVDQKMREIHELNQQLTTTELAVLTAVNTMNDYMKLKEEYAELLGSLNKKEE, encoded by the coding sequence GTGACCCAAGATGACAAAACACGTGTAACAGTTGATATACATAATAGACCTTATACGATTGTTGGAACAGAAAAACCACAGCATGTACGACTGGTTGCAAGTCTCGTAGATCAGAAAATGCGTGAAATTCATGAACTGAATCAGCAACTGACAACAACGGAATTGGCAGTACTGACCGCTGTTAATACAATGAACGATTATATGAAACTAAAAGAGGAGTATGCAGAATTGCTGGGATCACTAAATAAGAAAGAGGAATAG